The segment CATTTACTAAACGTACTGGTGGATTTGGAACGACTTTATCGAACAATACAACTTCAATGCCAGCCGCTTGAAGGCTTTCGACAACTGGATTTGCAACTCCTGCATTGTAAATTCCAGGGTCAGTTACAAGCAAGGCTTTTGATACACCAAGATTCTTTACTTCATCACCAACATGTTTAATCGAACCGATTCCGTGTTTGATTGCAGTTGGAACCTCAAAAGTGTGGAATTTCATCATGTGTTCTACT is part of the Desertibacillus haloalkaliphilus genome and harbors:
- a CDS encoding iron-containing alcohol dehydrogenase; translation: MSLNMKVEHMMKFHTFEVPTAIKHGIGSIKHVGDEVKNLGVSKALLVTDPGIYNAGVANPVVESLQAAGIEVVLFDKVVPNPPVRLVN